From the Synechococcus sp. KORDI-49 genome, the window CCACTGTCTGGAGGTCACCGCTGGCTCCCTGGGTCACTTCCTGAGCTCCGAACACCACGAGTTCAGCGGCGCGTCCCCCCAGCATCACCACAAGATCCGCCTGCAGATAGGCGCGTGTGTAGAGGCCCGAGTCGAGGCGTTCCTCATCCGGCATCAAACGGGAGTAGCCGGCCGCGCCACCGCGGGGAAGGATCGTGACCTTGTCGACGGGGTCAGCTGCCGGCAACAGCGCCGCGACGAGAGCGTGGCCGATTTCGTGATAAGCGATCAGACGTTTCTTGGCACTGTCCTGGAGGGGTCTGGCGCTCAACCCCATCGTGATCCGATCCAGGGCGCCTTCCAGTTGGGTGTCCGTGATCGCCTGCTCCTGCTGACGAGCGGTGAGAATCGCCGCCTCATTGAGCAGATTGGCAAGGTCGGCTCCGGAGAATCCCGGTGTCCGCCGTGCCCAGTGCTCCAGATTCACGCTGGGATCCAGGGGCCTGGTTCTGGCATGGACCGCGAGGATGTCAGCGCGGCCACGGCGATCGGGCAGCGAGACATCGATGCGGCGATCGAAACGGCCCGGACGCGTCAGAGCGGCATCGAGCACATCGGCCCGATTGGTGGCCGCCAGGAGAATCACACCGGAATTCTCCGCGAAACCATCCATTTCGGTGAGCAGCTGATTCAGCGTCTGCTCCCGTTCATCATTTCCGCCACCGATTCCTGCCCCGCGCTGACGACCGACGGCGTCGATCTCATCGATGAAGACGATGCAGGGAGCTTTCTCCTTGGCCTTTCGGAACAGATCCCTGACTCTGCTGGCTCCGACACCGACGAACAGCTCAACGAATTCGGAGGCGGCCATCGAAAAGAAGGGAACGCCGGCCTCCCCGGCGATCGCCCTGGCCAGAAGTGTCTTGCCGGTTCCCGGTGGTCCCACCAGCAGAACACCTCTGGGAATCCTGGCCCCGAGCCGGATAAAGGACTCCGGCTGCTTCAGGAAGGTGACCACCTCCTGGAGTTCCTGTTTCGCCTGGTTGATGCCGGCGACGTCCTCGAAGCGGACCTGAAGATCCTCCTGAGCCTTGACCCGAGGCTGACTGCGTCCGAAACCCAGCGCTTTGTTGGCCACCTGAGCTGAGCGCCTCAGCAGCAGCGAAAGCCCCACAACGATCAGCACGATCAGGGCAAGGTTTCCGGCCATGCCGGCCAGGGCCTGATCCTGGCGGACATCCCGCACCGTCAGTGGAGTGCCGGAAGCTTCGGCAGCCCGCAGAATCTGCTGGTCGTTGGCGAAGACAGCAACGGTGGCGCGCCGGCCATCGCGATAGGTCACCTGCACTTCCCGGCGCCCGGGGATCAGCTCGAGGTTGCTGACGTCCTTCTTCTCAATCTGACGCAGCAGCGTGGAATAGCTCGTCGGGGGCTGTCGCCGACCCAGAGCGGGCATCAGGGACGGCTGAGGACGGCTGGTCTGTTCCGGAGCGCTCGAACCTGAACTCACGACATCTCTGCTCTGTCATGAGACTAGCGATTTGACGCCGGGCATCTCCAGGCGGGACAATCCCTGTTTGGAGATACAGCAGCCGCAATGGCCGTCCCGAAGAAGAAGACATCCAAGGCCAAGCGCAACCAGCGCCATGCCACCTGGAAAGCCAAGGCGGCGGTCGCTGCCCAGCGAGCCATGTCGATCGGCAAATCGGTGCTGAGCGGCCGGGCCCAGGGATTCGTCTACCCCGTCCGCGATACCGACGACGAGGAGAGCTGATCCGGTCCGATGCGGATGCGGCGGAGCCGCCGCTGAACATCGATATCGAAAACCACATCAGCGGATGGAAGCTGGAAGCTCACGGCGGGAATGGCGGCCATGATCATCCGGGTGAAGCCTTCCAGCTCCCTGCGATCCAGGGAGACACCGCTCGTCTGCTGCATCGTGGCCTCCTGATCCAGCTTCCAGAGCCTGGAGGATGTGAAGTCCAGGGCCTGAAGCTGCCAGAGCGCATCAAGGCTCGACCACACCGGGGCGTAAGTGCGCAGCTGGTCCTGCACGGTCTGGCGGTACCGGAGTTCCTCCGCACTGAGGGGAGGAAGCAGATGCTCCGAACCCGCCGAAATCGGTTGACCGGCGGCCAGGGGTTCACAGCCCACGAACCAACCTTCCAGCAGCAGAATCCGCGCCGGGCACGGACGCCAGCCGCAGCGGTCCCCGCGCCCCTGCCGGAGTGCCTTGTCGAACATCGGAAGGTTGGGCTGTTTCCCCTGCCTCCAGGCACTGAGGCGATCCAGCAGCAGAGGCAGATCATGGCTTCCAGGCAAGGCCCGGGGTACTCCCCAGGGGTTGCCCTGCATCGCCAGATCGAGACCGGCCGCATCGAGATAGAAATCGTCGATGGACACCACCTGCAACGACAGCCCGAGCTGAGATGCGGCGCCTTCCAACCAGCGTCCGAGACTGGATTTGCCACAGCCCGGCAGGGCGCTGAGGCCGATGAGATGGCGTGTTCCACGGCTCTCAAGCTGTTCAGCCAGGGTCAGCAGAGGCAGCCCGAGCGCCCACAACCAGTCGGCCGATGCACCGCGAGCCCAGGCATCCGATGCGAGATCGGTGGCGGAACGCTGACGCCAGCGCCTCTCCCAGCCTTGAGGGTCAACATCCCCGAGATGTTCAAGCAGTGCGATCAGATCCGCCTGCGGCAGATCCCTCGGTGCTTCAGGATCCAACCTTGAACGCCTCCAGCACGATTCCGTAGACCAGTCCAATCCGGCCATTGTCCAGAAGCTGCCAGGAGAGTGGCAGCGGCTCCTGGAAGACACGGCGGCGGAAGAACACCAGGGCTTCACACACAGCCAGAACGAGAAGCCCGGCGAACGTTCGCATCGATACGGCGTTCACCAGATGAACAGTGGCCACGGATCCTGAAAGGAATCCGAGCAACAAAGCGATCAGTGAGAGGCTGCGCCGCCACCAGGGGCCAGCGAAGGACTGGCTGAGACGCGCCCCGAATCGACCCTGAACCCCGGCGAGACGCGTGGTCTGGTAGGAGCGCATCACGCCGGTGGATCCAGAAGAAACTTCAGGTACTCCAGCGTCACTAGGCCCTGCGGGCAAGGGGGCCCCCAGCATTGGTGAGCCGGCCGCTCCCGCTCACCGAGATGCTCGAGAACGGCAACGGCCAGCCCATGCAGCGGCGGAAGGTCCCGATCCCATGGAGAGGGCGTCAGCAGGCAGGCGAGGCCCGAGGCTCTGGCCGCCCGGAGTCCAGCCGCCGAATCCTCCAGGGCCAGTCCTTCCTCGGCACTGAGGCCACTGGCCTGCAGAGCGTGGAGATAACCGGCAGGCGATGGTTTGCCCTCAGGCACGTCATCAGCCGTGACGATGCCCTGGAACGGCCATGATCCGTCGCCACCACCGGACAGCAACGCGCTGACCGAGCCACGGCCGCTGGAGGTGACGATCCACTGCTGCACACCGGCGCAGTCCAGCTCCCGGAGCAGTCGCAGCACGCCCGGCCGCCAGCGCACATGGCCGGACCGGCAGCGTTCCAGGTAACGCTCCCGCTTGCGGCCACGAAGTGTCAGAAGCAGGTCATCATCAAGGCTCACGCCCTGCTGCCGGGCAGAGAACCTGACACGGGCCATCCCTCCTGGAACGGAGAGCAGATCGGCGTAGTGCTCGGGAGTCCAGTGAAGGGGCAGACCGAGGTCCTCGAACGCTTGGTTGAAGGCGGGGCGATGGCCATCCATCTCGGTGTCCGCCAGGGTTCCGTCCACATCCCAGAACACGCCGCGCAGCTCAGCCATCGCCGGTGCCGACGTGCCGTCGGACGCACAATGCACGAGCATCTCAGCACACGATCGCGGCCGACGTTGACGCACCATTCACCTCTCTGGAGCTGGTCCCTGCCGGAGGTGATCACACCGTCCCCGCTGGCGGAGGTGGATCTGCCCCTGCCGTTGCGGAGCCTGCTGCAACGACGGGGCATCCGAACGGTGGAAGCAGCGGAACACCTGCTCGATCCGCCGGATCTGCCGGATCCGGAACAGGAGTTCCCGGATCTGGCAACAGCGGCAGCACGCCTGGCGCGGGCCTGCAGAGGCGGTGAATCCCTGGCGATCTGCGGGGATTACGACGCCGATGGGATGACGAGCACAGCCCTGCTGATTCGCGCCCTCCGCCCCCTTGGAGCGGACGCTGTGGCAGCGATCCCTTCGCGGATGGATGACGGTTACGGGCTCAACACCGGCATGGTCGAACGCCTGCAGGCCCAGGGGATCCGACTGCTGGTGACCGTTGACAACGGAGTTGCAGCGGTAGCGGCCCTGGAGAAGGCGATCGAACTCGATGTGGAGGTGATCGTCACCGATCACCACACGATTCCCGCTCAGCGACCGCCGATGGCAGCGCTGATTCATCCGGCCACAACCCCCGAAAGCTCGCCCTACCGAGGACTGGCGGGCGTCGGACTGGCCTACGTGCTGGCGGAGGCGGTGGCATCCCGACTGAAGCGTCCGGAAGCGGTGGCGACGGCCCGGGATCTGTTCTGCATCGGCACCGTCGCCGACATGGCTCCCCTCACCGGAGCGAACCGTCGCTGGCTGCGGGACGGGCTGAGACAACTGCACCGCAGTCGATGTGAAGGGCTTCAGGCGCTGCAACGCCTTTCAGGGCTTGGTGACCGGCCGCTTCGCAGCGATGACATCGGGTTTCAGATCGCTCCGAGAATCAACGCCGTGGGGCGCCTCGGGGAACCGAGCCTTGTGGTGGACCTGCTGACGGTGGAGGACCCTGAAGCGGCCATGGCTCTGGCACGCCGTTGTGACGATTACAACCGGCAGCGCCGGGATCTGTGCAACGCCATCGAGGCCGAAGCCGTGGCTCTGGTGGAAGCAGACCGGGGAACAGTGCCGCCGTTCCTGCTGCTGGCTCAGGGACACTGGCATCACGGCGTGATCGGCATCGTGGCGGCGCGCCTGGTTGAGCGCTATCACCGGCCGGCCGCCCTGCTGGCGGGAGAGGGGGATGGCCGCCTGCGGGCCTCCGTGCGGGCACCATCCGGATTTGCCGTGGATGCCGCCCTGAACAGCTGCAGTGACCTGCTGGAACGTTTCGGAGGTCATCCGGCAGCCGGTGGCTTCACCGTGGCGGCGGAGCAGGTGCATCCACTCCAGGAACGGCTCAACTCCCTGGCGGAGGATTGGCTGAGCCGGCAGGGACAGGGCATTCCCATCCGCCCTGACGCCCTGCTGAGCCTTGAACAGGTGAACTGGGATCTCTGGAGTGCGCTGCAGCGCCTGGAGCCCTTCGGCATCGGCCATGAGACGCCCCTCTTCTGGTCGCGGGACTGTCGGGTGACGGAATCACGCACCATGAACGGTGGTCATCTGGCTCTGAAGCTGAGCCAGGGATCCGCCGAACGAAGGGCTGTCGCCTGGCGCTGGTCAGACCAGCGTTCCGTTCCCAGCCGCTGTGATGTGGCCTTCCGGATCAACCTCAATCGGTGGCAGGGGGAGCAGCGGCTGCAACTCGATGTGAAAGCACTCAGACCCCACAGCGACAGCATCACGCTCTGCCGAGGAACCAACCGGTACACCGCCGCCCGCAACGGGGAAGGTCTGACCCTCAGCAACGACCAGGGACGCTCGATCGAGGCACGCGTGCCCGCGGAGGAACCGCTGAACTGCCGGGACCCTCTCGCTCAGAACCGACAGGTTCTGCACCTTCTCGAGGAGGCGAGCCTGGCCCTTGGACTGAGGCCCTGAGCAGGGCTCAGAGGGCGCCGCGGCGATAGAAGAGGATGAAGATCACAGCGGGGCCGGCGAGAGTGATCAGCGCAAGGGCGGCGAAATTGGCGATCAGATGGATGTCGATGCCCATGGTTCGGAAGCGCTGTCAGACGACGATTGGCAACCCAGGCTACGGGGCCTGCGGACCTGCGGGTCCGCGAGGGGTGAAGCTCTGTGATTGCTTGTCACAGCGAGACCGATGAACGGGGTGCTCGGGAGCTGGACCTGCATCAGCCAGTGCGGAGCGTGCTGCCGGCTCTGCCCGGAGGAACGGGGCGAGGCGCTTGAGGCCCTCAGTGAGGATCAACGCCGTGACTATCTGTCGATGGTGGGGCCGGATGGCTGGTGCATCAACTACGACAGCGGCGGCCGCCGTTGTCGCATCTATGAGACGCGACCGGACTTCTGCCGGGTCCAGCAGCTCGGAAGCCTGTTCGATGTGAGCGACTCCGACCTCGAGGAGTTCGCGGTGAGCTGCTGCCGTCAGCAGATCCGATCCGTCTATGGAGGACGCAGCCGCGTCCTGCGTAGGTTCGACCGAGCCCTGCGCAGGTCCACCCCCGGCGATGACTGAGTCCGCTCGGCCCCCGTTTCTGACGGTTCTGATCAGCAGTTTCACCACGGTTTTCCTGGCGGAGCTCGGGGACAAGACGCAGCTGGCGACCCTGCTCCTCGCCGCTCAGTCAGGCTCGCCCTGGCTGGTCTTCCTCGGTGCTGCCCTGGCGCTCATCGCCTCCAGCCTCGTTGGGGTGCTGGTGGGCCAGTGGTTGTCCAAGGTGCTGCCTCCGGAACGGCTGGAACTGATGGCCGGCGTGCTGATGGTGAGCCTCGGCCTCTGGCTCGGTCTGCAGGCGGCACGGGCGCTGCTGATCACCCACCCCATGTTCTGAGTCATGGACCTCGCGCTGCTGCTGTCCACCTTCGTGACGGTCTTCCTGGCGGAGCTGGGGGACAAGACCCAGTTGGCCACCGTGGCGCTCAGTGGAACCTCCGACCGTCCGTTCGCCGTCTTCCTGGGATCGTCGTCCGCCCTTGTGCTGGCCAGCCTTCTCGGGGCTCTGGCGGGAGGGTCGATGGCGAGCATGATCCCCGCTGATCTGCTGCAGCTGGCTGCCTCCATCGGCTTCCTGGTGATCGGAACCCGTCTGCTCTGGCCAGCACTTCGCGGCGCAAACCTGCTGGAGGAGAAGGAGGGACCCGCCGA encodes:
- the ftsH gene encoding ATP-dependent zinc metalloprotease FtsH; translation: MPALGRRQPPTSYSTLLRQIEKKDVSNLELIPGRREVQVTYRDGRRATVAVFANDQQILRAAEASGTPLTVRDVRQDQALAGMAGNLALIVLIVVGLSLLLRRSAQVANKALGFGRSQPRVKAQEDLQVRFEDVAGINQAKQELQEVVTFLKQPESFIRLGARIPRGVLLVGPPGTGKTLLARAIAGEAGVPFFSMAASEFVELFVGVGASRVRDLFRKAKEKAPCIVFIDEIDAVGRQRGAGIGGGNDEREQTLNQLLTEMDGFAENSGVILLAATNRADVLDAALTRPGRFDRRIDVSLPDRRGRADILAVHARTRPLDPSVNLEHWARRTPGFSGADLANLLNEAAILTARQQEQAITDTQLEGALDRITMGLSARPLQDSAKKRLIAYHEIGHALVAALLPAADPVDKVTILPRGGAAGYSRLMPDEERLDSGLYTRAYLQADLVVMLGGRAAELVVFGAQEVTQGASGDLQTVARLAREMVTRFGFSSLGPVALESAGSEVFLGKDWFNQRPDYAETTGREIDSQVRALARRSLEQAVALLQPRRQVMDRLVEALIDEETLPGDRFMQLAGLT
- the rpmF gene encoding 50S ribosomal protein L32, translated to MAVPKKKTSKAKRNQRHATWKAKAAVAAQRAMSIGKSVLSGRAQGFVYPVRDTDDEES
- a CDS encoding phosphoribulokinase; this encodes MDPEAPRDLPQADLIALLEHLGDVDPQGWERRWRQRSATDLASDAWARGASADWLWALGLPLLTLAEQLESRGTRHLIGLSALPGCGKSSLGRWLEGAASQLGLSLQVVSIDDFYLDAAGLDLAMQGNPWGVPRALPGSHDLPLLLDRLSAWRQGKQPNLPMFDKALRQGRGDRCGWRPCPARILLLEGWFVGCEPLAAGQPISAGSEHLLPPLSAEELRYRQTVQDQLRTYAPVWSSLDALWQLQALDFTSSRLWKLDQEATMQQTSGVSLDRRELEGFTRMIMAAIPAVSFQLPSADVVFDIDVQRRLRRIRIGPDQLSSSSVSRTG
- a CDS encoding DUF565 domain-containing protein, which produces MRSYQTTRLAGVQGRFGARLSQSFAGPWWRRSLSLIALLLGFLSGSVATVHLVNAVSMRTFAGLLVLAVCEALVFFRRRVFQEPLPLSWQLLDNGRIGLVYGIVLEAFKVGS
- a CDS encoding HAD-IA family hydrolase, producing the protein MAELRGVFWDVDGTLADTEMDGHRPAFNQAFEDLGLPLHWTPEHYADLLSVPGGMARVRFSARQQGVSLDDDLLLTLRGRKRERYLERCRSGHVRWRPGVLRLLRELDCAGVQQWIVTSSGRGSVSALLSGGGDGSWPFQGIVTADDVPEGKPSPAGYLHALQASGLSAEEGLALEDSAAGLRAARASGLACLLTPSPWDRDLPPLHGLAVAVLEHLGERERPAHQCWGPPCPQGLVTLEYLKFLLDPPA
- the recJ gene encoding single-stranded-DNA-specific exonuclease RecJ, with product MHEHLSTRSRPTLTHHSPLWSWSLPEVITPSPLAEVDLPLPLRSLLQRRGIRTVEAAEHLLDPPDLPDPEQEFPDLATAAARLARACRGGESLAICGDYDADGMTSTALLIRALRPLGADAVAAIPSRMDDGYGLNTGMVERLQAQGIRLLVTVDNGVAAVAALEKAIELDVEVIVTDHHTIPAQRPPMAALIHPATTPESSPYRGLAGVGLAYVLAEAVASRLKRPEAVATARDLFCIGTVADMAPLTGANRRWLRDGLRQLHRSRCEGLQALQRLSGLGDRPLRSDDIGFQIAPRINAVGRLGEPSLVVDLLTVEDPEAAMALARRCDDYNRQRRDLCNAIEAEAVALVEADRGTVPPFLLLAQGHWHHGVIGIVAARLVERYHRPAALLAGEGDGRLRASVRAPSGFAVDAALNSCSDLLERFGGHPAAGGFTVAAEQVHPLQERLNSLAEDWLSRQGQGIPIRPDALLSLEQVNWDLWSALQRLEPFGIGHETPLFWSRDCRVTESRTMNGGHLALKLSQGSAERRAVAWRWSDQRSVPSRCDVAFRINLNRWQGEQRLQLDVKALRPHSDSITLCRGTNRYTAARNGEGLTLSNDQGRSIEARVPAEEPLNCRDPLAQNRQVLHLLEEASLALGLRP
- the psb30 gene encoding photosystem II reaction center protein Ycf12/Psb30, which translates into the protein MGIDIHLIANFAALALITLAGPAVIFILFYRRGAL
- a CDS encoding YkgJ family cysteine cluster protein, with product MNGVLGSWTCISQCGACCRLCPEERGEALEALSEDQRRDYLSMVGPDGWCINYDSGGRRCRIYETRPDFCRVQQLGSLFDVSDSDLEEFAVSCCRQQIRSVYGGRSRVLRRFDRALRRSTPGDD
- a CDS encoding TMEM165/GDT1 family protein, producing the protein MTESARPPFLTVLISSFTTVFLAELGDKTQLATLLLAAQSGSPWLVFLGAALALIASSLVGVLVGQWLSKVLPPERLELMAGVLMVSLGLWLGLQAARALLITHPMF
- a CDS encoding TMEM165/GDT1 family protein, encoding MDLALLLSTFVTVFLAELGDKTQLATVALSGTSDRPFAVFLGSSSALVLASLLGALAGGSMASMIPADLLQLAASIGFLVIGTRLLWPALRGANLLEEKEGPADS